Within Arthrobacter globiformis, the genomic segment TTCCAGGCCGCCGGGCACCTCGAAGGGGACGCGAGCGTGTCAGACTTCATCGTCCGCGCGACCATGCGCGAAGTGAAACGCCTGCAACGCAAACACAACCAGGGCCGGGCATGGGAACCCGTCCCGGCAGGGTCGCTCCGGCGCGGACAACGAACCCGGGACGAAATCCGACAACGCGACACCAAGGACAACTGACCATGCCCCGAAAAACCACCGAACCGCCCACGGAACCGACCCCGGAACCACCGGTTCCGTCCGACCGGGAGCTGCCGCGGATGCTGTCCCTGGAACAGGTCCAAGAGGTCCTGAACATGAAGGCACCCCAGGTGTATTCGCTGGTGCGCAGCGGAGAACTTAAGGCCGCCCAATTCGGTGGACGCGGAATTTGGAGGGTTCGGGCCGACGACCTCTTGGCGTACATCGACGCCGCCTACGCCAAGACCGCCGAGCGGATCGCTTCCGGACAGATCCCGGAAGGCGAGACCGCCCCGGAAACCTGATCTGATCTGTTCCACGTGCCCGGTAAATGCTTACGCGTCTGAACAAAAACCCCAGCGCACGTCCCCGCTGAGGACGTTCCAGATGATATTCGCGGCCTAACGGGCCGGGCACTCACTTACTCAGATACTCAAGGAGTAAGTGAGTGCCCACCTCGGGCGTGAGGGTCCAGCTGCGCGGGGGCGGTCCGCCGCCACTGGCCGGTTTGAGTGCCTGGTCGGCGGCGGACCGCCATATCGCCACAGAAGCCCACACCCGCCTGGCACATGCGGCAAGCCGTGGCCTTCGCAGGACTGGGCGGGACCCGCGCGGGGCCAGAGGAAGATGCTCGCTGGGCTCGCACCCATGTGGGCGTCCACTCCGCTTCGCTCCGTGGCCGGCTGTGGGGCCAGGGCGCGCCGTCGCAGAGCTCCGGACCCCCTGGCCCTGTCTTGTCTACGACGTTTTGGCTGCTGTCCTGACGGATTGTACGTGTCCGCTCCGGCCGGTCTAGCCCCGGTTCCGCAGGCTCCCCCGGGGCCTGCGGTCCGGGAAATGTCCCTGCGGCGCTCCTTCGTCGCTGATTTCCTCCGGGAATTTCCCGCACCTTGCCCTGAGGGTAGACAGGCCTCCGTCGGCCACAGCTCCGCAAGCTTCGCCAGCAGCCAAAAACAACGGGGGAGAGGGGAAGCTGGCCGGTCACCCTTGGTCGCCCCACCCACCAACCCTTTCGGCAAAAAAGGAGCAACACCATGAATGCAGCACCCACGCTGGAAATGCTGGACCCGGCCACGCTGACGGTCGATGTCAACGTCCGTAAAGACGCCGCCCTGACCGCTGACTTCATCGCCAGCATCAAGGAGCACGGTGTGATGGAACCGGTGATCGCCCACCGCAAAGATGACGGAACCGTGCACGTGCTGATGGGACAGCGCCGCACCCGCGCCGCCGTAGAAGCAGAGCGGCCCCTGATCCCGGTGATGATCATCGAGTCCCCCGAGGAAGCCGAACGGATCGTGACG encodes:
- a CDS encoding ParB family protein, whose protein sequence is MSVKKIAAFTPYFTEDEAGQVRAAFQAAGHLEGDASVSDFIVRATMREVKRLQRKHNQGRAWEPVPAGSLRRGQRTRDEIRQRDTKDN
- a CDS encoding helix-turn-helix domain-containing protein, with the translated sequence MPRKTTEPPTEPTPEPPVPSDRELPRMLSLEQVQEVLNMKAPQVYSLVRSGELKAAQFGGRGIWRVRADDLLAYIDAAYAKTAERIASGQIPEGETAPET